From the genome of Streptomyces sp. NBC_01775, one region includes:
- a CDS encoding DUF2165 family protein — protein MDPTHVLVWTKVVLVGGLAAYLTLFILNNLTDQATNSGAIVRMMTMRELKEDPDGLGSGVVWRAVDSPAVHRLALYGVVLVQAVTAVLLWRAAVMLMAAGLGGYSAGPLRDAMAAANLGMLPFTGLWLAMIVGGLWFSYWIKLGPVQQTHLNLLKASLLSVLVINI, from the coding sequence ATGGACCCGACGCATGTCCTTGTTTGGACCAAGGTCGTCTTGGTCGGCGGGCTGGCCGCTTATCTCACTCTCTTCATCCTCAACAACCTCACGGACCAGGCCACGAATTCTGGTGCGATCGTGCGGATGATGACCATGCGGGAACTCAAGGAGGATCCCGACGGTCTTGGAAGCGGGGTCGTCTGGCGGGCGGTCGACTCGCCGGCCGTGCACCGGCTGGCGCTCTACGGGGTTGTGCTTGTTCAGGCCGTGACCGCCGTGCTGCTGTGGAGGGCCGCGGTGATGCTCATGGCCGCGGGGCTGGGCGGGTACAGCGCGGGACCGCTGCGCGACGCCATGGCCGCTGCCAACCTCGGCATGCTGCCGTTCACCGGACTGTGGCTGGCCATGATCGTCGGGGGTTTGTGGTTTTCGTACTGGATCAAACTGGGCCCCGTTCAGCAGACCCATCTGAATCTGCTCAAGGCGTCGCTGCTCAGCGTCCTCGTCATCAACATCTGA
- a CDS encoding TetR/AcrR family transcriptional regulator, which translates to MPLDDFPDLDDVLGGAEQSRGIRDADGAADRRFVEQLVEPGQEAVAAEADWGPVIRLHLTNGTQLVTRSSPPPADAPRTAGRRKDPQIDSAALQATLELLAEIGYAEMSFSKVAERVGVHRPAIYRRWPSKQHLVAEAVGSALGHDPTPDTGDLRADLITGISTLVDSFEGTVVGNVLPALVADLAHHARLREDFLASVFQARRDSTARRLRRAAAQGEIRSDFDLEFTMDALAAPVYYRALFGHAPVTRKLAEQSVDLVLASLATR; encoded by the coding sequence GTGCCGCTGGACGACTTCCCGGATCTGGACGACGTCCTTGGCGGAGCCGAGCAGTCGCGCGGCATCCGCGACGCGGATGGTGCCGCCGACCGCCGCTTCGTCGAGCAGCTGGTGGAACCCGGACAGGAAGCGGTGGCTGCGGAGGCAGACTGGGGACCTGTCATCCGCCTCCACCTGACGAATGGAACACAGCTCGTGACTCGGAGTTCCCCACCACCCGCCGACGCCCCGCGCACAGCCGGCAGGAGAAAGGACCCGCAGATCGACTCGGCCGCATTGCAGGCCACCCTCGAGCTGCTGGCGGAAATCGGATATGCCGAGATGTCCTTCAGCAAGGTCGCCGAACGCGTCGGGGTTCACCGGCCCGCGATCTACCGCCGCTGGCCGTCCAAGCAACACCTGGTCGCCGAAGCCGTCGGTTCCGCCTTGGGGCACGACCCCACCCCTGACACCGGTGACCTGCGTGCGGACCTGATCACGGGCATCAGCACGCTCGTCGACTCGTTCGAGGGAACCGTGGTCGGCAACGTACTGCCCGCGCTCGTCGCGGATCTTGCCCACCATGCACGGCTGCGCGAGGACTTCCTTGCCTCTGTCTTTCAGGCCCGCCGTGACTCGACAGCCCGTCGCCTGCGGAGGGCGGCGGCGCAAGGTGAGATCCGCTCCGACTTCGACCTGGAGTTCACCATGGACGCGCTTGCTGCCCCCGTCTACTACCGGGCACTGTTCGGTCATGCGCCGGTGACCCGGAAGCTGGCCGAACAGAGCGTTGATCTCGTGCTGGCTTCACTCGCCACGCGGTGA
- a CDS encoding HEAT repeat domain-containing protein — translation MVPINTTNITPQNTRVTNALGAKDSSVRLQTALAVGSNPDRVFLETLVERCAVEPDFFVRDMLSWALTRLPAEVTLPRIRQELDAERAQARSQALHTLSKIGDKSTWAWVTRDMLRDADDEVARTAWRVAVVLVPEDEEKDLADELVLQLGRGDRNVQLSLSRALADLGDVIKPALERAAESSDPAVAAHARATELLRQNPETGFDAALDEAKRVVALGPERAAAAAAASAGTETSETAESAETTGPMEAAKAAEASEGLDC, via the coding sequence GTGGTCCCGATCAACACGACCAACATAACCCCGCAGAACACCCGTGTGACCAACGCCCTGGGCGCCAAGGACTCATCGGTCCGGCTTCAGACGGCTCTGGCGGTCGGCTCGAACCCCGACCGTGTGTTCCTGGAGACGCTCGTGGAGCGGTGCGCGGTCGAGCCGGACTTCTTCGTACGAGACATGCTGTCTTGGGCGCTGACCCGCCTCCCGGCGGAGGTCACCCTGCCCCGGATCCGCCAGGAGCTCGACGCCGAGCGTGCCCAAGCCCGCAGCCAGGCGCTGCACACGCTTTCCAAGATCGGCGACAAGAGCACGTGGGCCTGGGTCACCCGCGACATGCTGCGGGACGCCGACGACGAGGTCGCGCGGACCGCGTGGCGCGTCGCGGTCGTCCTCGTGCCCGAGGACGAGGAGAAGGACCTGGCCGACGAACTGGTTCTGCAACTCGGCCGTGGAGACCGCAATGTGCAGCTGAGCCTGAGCCGGGCCTTGGCCGACCTCGGTGACGTGATCAAGCCCGCTCTGGAGAGGGCCGCGGAGAGTTCCGACCCGGCGGTGGCCGCGCACGCCCGCGCCACCGAGCTGCTCCGGCAGAACCCGGAGACCGGTTTCGACGCGGCCCTAGACGAGGCGAAGCGTGTGGTCGCACTCGGCCCGGAACGAGCTGCTGCTGCCGCGGCTGCGTCAGCAGGCACCGAGACCTCAGAGACCGCCGAGTCCGCGGAGACGACCGGGCCGATGGAGGCCGCGAAGGCTGCAGAGGCCTCGGAGGGCCTGGATTGCTGA
- a CDS encoding alpha/beta fold hydrolase — protein MLVHGVGGDAEKVFANVVDSFTTDRTVVRPNLSGSGRTTDQGGDLSIELLVEQVMAATRAEVPGPVDLFGFSMGAAVAAATAAAHPELIRRLILVGGIADMTGPRARLNFAFWRDLAIADFALFKQFAALQGFSPAVLDSFGHEGIAASSEDEWPPGTLRQIDLAATVDVTDLLPEIQAPTLVIGLGADQVAPIEQSRLLHACIRGSRLVELDGQGHLDWFARPGDIVKLTHGFITATEV, from the coding sequence GTGCTCGTCCACGGCGTGGGCGGAGATGCCGAGAAGGTCTTTGCTAACGTCGTCGACAGCTTCACCACCGACCGCACCGTGGTGCGCCCCAACCTCAGCGGCAGCGGCCGGACCACCGACCAAGGCGGCGACCTCAGCATCGAGTTGCTCGTCGAGCAGGTCATGGCAGCCACTCGCGCCGAGGTACCAGGGCCGGTGGATCTGTTCGGCTTCTCCATGGGCGCCGCCGTTGCGGCGGCCACCGCAGCCGCGCATCCCGAGCTGATACGCCGACTCATTCTCGTTGGCGGCATCGCCGATATGACCGGCCCTCGCGCCCGGCTCAACTTCGCATTCTGGCGCGACCTGGCCATCGCCGACTTCGCGTTGTTCAAGCAGTTCGCCGCGCTGCAGGGCTTCAGCCCAGCGGTCCTGGACAGCTTCGGCCACGAGGGGATCGCCGCCTCATCGGAGGACGAGTGGCCGCCCGGCACGCTCCGCCAGATCGATCTGGCCGCCACGGTCGATGTGACCGATCTGCTGCCGGAGATCCAGGCACCGACCCTCGTAATCGGGCTCGGCGCAGACCAGGTAGCCCCGATCGAACAGTCCCGTCTGCTGCATGCCTGCATCCGCGGCAGCCGCTTGGTGGAACTCGACGGCCAAGGGCACCTGGACTGGTTCGCCCGTCCCGGCGATATCGTCAAGCTCACCCACGGATTCATCACCGCCACCGAGGTTTGA
- a CDS encoding recombinase family protein: MLDEAAVGGTIRVADAARLLGSAKDVVQIREVVQRHGLRPHIATGAWSGFYLAADDPQTKLFVTMLAGVLEFHRDVISESTKEGASLPPRPRTRRWGARPCPARTRRPTS; the protein is encoded by the coding sequence CTGCTCGACGAAGCGGCGGTCGGCGGCACCATCCGCGTCGCGGATGCCGCGCGACTGCTCGGCTCCGCCAAGGACGTCGTCCAGATCCGGGAAGTCGTCCAGCGGCACGGACTACGCCCGCACATCGCGACCGGCGCATGGTCCGGCTTCTACCTCGCGGCCGACGACCCGCAGACCAAGCTGTTCGTCACGATGCTCGCCGGGGTCCTGGAGTTCCACCGCGACGTGATCAGCGAGAGCACGAAGGAAGGGGCGTCGCTGCCGCCGAGGCCGCGGACCAGACGCTGGGGCGCCCGGCCGTGTCCGGCAAGGACCAGGCGGCCGACGTCGTAG
- a CDS encoding VOC family protein, whose translation MTAHDEDNWPHGLDVQQVRVARPTDRLEEIARFYRDGLGLAELFRFQEHAGYDGVMLGLPGKPYHLEFTQHVDGSPCPAPTKDNLLVFYTTALDAMRVLVDRLSAMGHPPVKAENPYWEENGAVTIEDPDGWRVVLVPSEGI comes from the coding sequence ATGACCGCTCACGATGAAGACAACTGGCCCCACGGGCTCGACGTTCAGCAGGTGCGCGTCGCACGGCCGACCGATCGGCTCGAGGAGATCGCCCGGTTCTACCGCGATGGACTGGGACTGGCGGAGCTCTTCCGCTTCCAGGAGCACGCCGGCTACGACGGGGTCATGCTGGGCCTGCCTGGCAAGCCGTACCATCTGGAGTTCACCCAGCACGTGGACGGCAGCCCATGCCCCGCGCCGACAAAGGACAACCTGCTGGTTTTCTACACCACGGCCCTCGATGCCATGAGAGTGCTGGTGGACCGGCTGTCGGCCATGGGGCACCCTCCCGTGAAGGCGGAGAACCCGTACTGGGAGGAGAACGGCGCGGTGACCATCGAAGACCCCGACGGCTGGCGTGTCGTGCTGGTGCCCTCAGAGGGCATCTGA